Part of the Rhodothermales bacterium genome is shown below.
GGCCAGGCGTCCGCCCGGCCGGATATACCTCGTGGCGGCCTCGAGCACCCGTTCGAGCACGCCCAGCTCATCGTTTACCGCGATCCGGATCCCCTGAAACACGCGGGCGAGCGTCTTCTGCTCATCCCGAGAGGGAACACCCGACCGCACCAGATCGGCCAGTTGGCGCGTTGTCTCCACCGGTCTCGACGCCACGATGCGACGCGCCAGCGGACTGGCGCGCGGCTCCTCGCCGTACGCCCGCAACACCCGGCGCAACTCGGCCTCGTCCCAGCGATTGACCACCTCGTCCGCCGTTAGCGGCGCGCGGTCGTCCATCCGCATGTCCAGCCGGCCGTCGCCGCGGTGACTGAATCCGCGCACCGGCGTATCCAGCTGGTGCGAAGACACTCCGAGATCGAGCAACAGGCCATCGATCGTTGACAGGCCCGCCGCGTCCAGCAACATCCCGAGGTTTCCAAAATTACCCCGGAGTAGCCGAAGCCGGCCGGCCGCCATAGCCGCATGCAAGCGAACCCCTACGGCTTCGAGCGCGTCGGCATCCTGATCGATCCCGACCACGCGCCCCCCTTCATCGAGGGCATCCAGTAGAGCCGCCGCATGGCCGCCCCCACCGAGTGTGGCGTCGACATACACGCCGCGCCAATCGGTCACAAGCCCCTGTACAACAGCATCACAAAGAACAGGCGCGTGGTACGCCGAAGCATAACGAAGCCATGCACCGGAGCGACGTTGCGCTCCCTTATCGTCCGCATCCGGCATGACGCCACCCGACCCCGTCACGGCGATCCCATGACACGCTCCGCCAGGTTCTGGTAGTCATCCACATGCGTCCCGGCATAGGATTCAAAATTCGCAGGGTCCCAGATTTCGATGTGATCCAGCGAGCCGATGATCAGGGCGCTCCCGCCCGGCGTGATGCCGGCAAACTCCAGCAGCGGCCGGGCAATGGCGATCCGGCCCTGGCCATCCAGCGCCATCTCGTCCGCCCACATCAGAATCGTGCGCAAAAAATCGCGCGACTCCTTGTTGTACATGTTCAGCTCGCGCATCTCCACCTCCATCCGCACCCAGTGATCCAACGGGTAGAGAAATACACACTTCTCAAAGCCCCGCGTAATCGTAAAGGTGTTCTTGGCTTCCGGGCTCAGGGCCGCACGCATCTTGGCCGGTATCGCTACCCGCCCCTTTGCGTCAACCGAATATGCAGCCTGTCCTTTGAAGCCGGCCATGATCGCTCACGTGTTACCTGAAGTGGCGCCACACAACACCTTTATCTACTGGGCTGGTTCCCCACTATTCCCCACAATTCCCGCAATCTACCAAATTTGAAGTGAAGATCAAGTTATTGTTGGGGTAAAACATGTGGCTTTCGAAAAAAAAGTGCATATCTAACCATTAGAAATGATCAAAATACATGTTAAGATATATGATTATTGTTCATGTATCACATGAGATCACGAGCGGGGAATCGTGGGGAACGCCTGACATCCTCTTACCCACAAGCACACTGCCTGAAGGGATACTCGCCTCATCGCAGTCGCTTTTCAGAAAGAAAATGCGCCGCTTCAAAAAAAGGTGGGGAAAGGTGGGGAATTGAGGTAGGCCGAGGGGGGGTTACCGCCGGCGCTCGTATTGCCGCTGCCGATCCCGGAACGCGCGTCGTTGCGCGTCGGTCAGCAGGGGCGCGCAGCGAGGGCACGAGACGCCCTCCTCGAACAGCTCCGACACGCGGTCGGCTTCGGCCAGGGGCCGGCCACATCCTTTGCAGGCGTCATACGCACCGGGCGTGAGGCCGTGACGCACCGAGACGCGTTCGTCGAACACAAAACACTCACCCTCCCACAGGCTATGCTCGGGAGCCACGGTCTCCAAATAATGGAGGATGCCACCCTGAAGGTGGTAGACTTCCGAGAATCCCTGTTCCACCAGATAGGCCGTAGCCTTTTCGCACCGGATGCCCCCCGTGCAGAACAGCGCCAGCTTGCGATCGCGCGCGGGATCGAGGCGGGCGCTGACGTACGCGGGAAAGTCGCTGAACGACTCCGTCCCGGGGTCTTCGGCGCCGCGAAAGGTGCCGATCTCTACTTCATAGACGTTCCGGGTATCGATGACCCGCACATCAGGGTCGGCGATAAGCGCATTCCATTCCGCCGGCTCGACATACACACCCGGCCGCGTAGGATCCACGCCGGAGACGCCGATCGATATGAGTTCCTTCTTCGCCCGGACTCGGAGCCGCTTGAAGGGAATCGCCGGC
Proteins encoded:
- the rsmH gene encoding 16S rRNA (cytosine(1402)-N(4))-methyltransferase RsmH, translated to MPDADDKGAQRRSGAWLRYASAYHAPVLCDAVVQGLVTDWRGVYVDATLGGGGHAAALLDALDEGGRVVGIDQDADALEAVGVRLHAAMAAGRLRLLRGNFGNLGMLLDAAGLSTIDGLLLDLGVSSHQLDTPVRGFSHRGDGRLDMRMDDRAPLTADEVVNRWDEAELRRVLRAYGEEPRASPLARRIVASRPVETTRQLADLVRSGVPSRDEQKTLARVFQGIRIAVNDELGVLERVLEAATRYIRPGGRLAIISYHSLEDRRVKRYMRAGNLEGEVHRDLYGNTESPWRPVTRQAVAPDDAEIAANPRARSARLRLAERI
- the mraZ gene encoding division/cell wall cluster transcriptional repressor MraZ encodes the protein MAGFKGQAAYSVDAKGRVAIPAKMRAALSPEAKNTFTITRGFEKCVFLYPLDHWVRMEVEMRELNMYNKESRDFLRTILMWADEMALDGQGRIAIARPLLEFAGITPGGSALIIGSLDHIEIWDPANFESYAGTHVDDYQNLAERVMGSP
- a CDS encoding rhodanese-related sulfurtransferase — protein: MAHDGHPGSGSDIVVAALYRFVALPDYRAMRAPLLAICMEAGVRGTLLLAGEGINGTLAGSRAGIDAVVDHLRSDPRLADLEPRESVAPAIPFKRLRVRAKKELISIGVSGVDPTRPGVYVEPAEWNALIADPDVRVIDTRNVYEVEIGTFRGAEDPGTESFSDFPAYVSARLDPARDRKLALFCTGGIRCEKATAYLVEQGFSEVYHLQGGILHYLETVAPEHSLWEGECFVFDERVSVRHGLTPGAYDACKGCGRPLAEADRVSELFEEGVSCPRCAPLLTDAQRRAFRDRQRQYERRR